One Erythrobacter sp. SDW2 genomic region harbors:
- a CDS encoding serine hydrolase — protein MQRRVAPLIAMLALASSLVACGEAPPVEQALSEQALAAVGKDPGAPDEQLARQLDDLFTNEALGETRAAVVMYNGRIAAERYAPGYDEDTRFVSWSMAKTVTAVMIGMLVADGQLQLDQSPPIAEWQRPGDPRGAITLRQLLQMRSGLRHTEAGDPPYESSEVRMLFLDGRDDMAKWAEEQPLEAEPGAKFEYSSNTTVILADIAARVLTQGSEDPEVRRRAVSEFLHARLFDPLGMKSVVPEFDAHGTLVGGSLIHASARDWARFGEFLRNGGSVSGAQLVPRKWIEFMTSPSPRSAFYGAQTWLNTEADRDTDSLYPIAEPEGLFAAIGHMGQYILVSPRQRLTVVRLGHSDAEQRAVLLRQLKDVVELYPAR, from the coding sequence ATGCAGCGCCGCGTCGCCCCCCTTATCGCCATGCTGGCTCTCGCCTCAAGCCTTGTCGCGTGCGGCGAGGCACCGCCGGTCGAACAGGCGCTGAGCGAGCAAGCGCTGGCCGCCGTCGGCAAGGACCCCGGCGCGCCCGACGAGCAACTGGCGCGCCAGCTCGACGACCTGTTCACCAATGAAGCGCTGGGCGAAACCCGCGCCGCGGTGGTGATGTACAACGGCCGGATTGCAGCCGAGCGCTATGCCCCCGGCTATGACGAGGACACCCGCTTCGTCAGCTGGTCGATGGCAAAGACGGTCACCGCGGTGATGATCGGCATGCTGGTCGCCGACGGGCAGTTGCAACTCGACCAGAGCCCGCCGATCGCCGAATGGCAGCGCCCGGGCGACCCGCGCGGAGCGATCACATTGCGCCAGCTGCTGCAGATGCGCAGCGGGCTGCGCCACACCGAGGCCGGCGACCCGCCCTACGAATCGTCAGAAGTGCGGATGCTGTTTCTCGACGGGCGCGACGACATGGCCAAATGGGCCGAGGAGCAACCGCTCGAGGCCGAACCCGGCGCAAAGTTCGAATACTCGAGCAACACCACGGTCATCCTCGCCGATATCGCCGCGCGGGTGCTGACACAGGGGAGCGAGGACCCGGAAGTGCGGCGCAGGGCGGTGAGCGAATTCCTCCACGCCCGCCTGTTCGACCCGCTGGGAATGAAGAGTGTCGTACCGGAGTTCGACGCCCACGGCACGCTGGTCGGCGGCAGCCTGATCCATGCCAGCGCGCGCGACTGGGCCAGGTTCGGCGAGTTCCTGCGCAATGGCGGTTCGGTCAGCGGGGCCCAGCTGGTGCCGCGCAAATGGATCGAGTTCATGACCTCCCCCAGCCCCCGCAGCGCTTTCTACGGGGCGCAGACGTGGCTCAACACCGAGGCCGACCGTGATACCGACTCGCTCTATCCCATTGCCGAGCCCGAGGGGTTGTTCGCCGCCATCGGGCACATGGGACAGTACATCCTCGTGTCGCCGCGCCAGCGGCTGACGGTGGTGCGGCTCGGCCATTCGGACGCCGAGCAACGCGCAGTGCTGCTGCGACAGCTGAAGGACGTCGTCGAGCTCTACCCCGCGAGGTAG